In Nitrospira sp., the following are encoded in one genomic region:
- a CDS encoding CBS domain-containing protein, translated as MKTRTTWSILHATRDSGDRDLCLDLTMTGRIVTGGNAAMTIATQIVKRVATIDENRSVFDAVQLMTEEFIGSVVLTGASGICGLFTERELMMNVVGKGKDPGKVLIKDVKARDPIKVSPNDTAATCLDLMKEHQCRHLLVFEGDKFIGIVSLRDMAALLIDEKETLIQQLKQYISS; from the coding sequence GTGAAGACGCGCACGACCTGGTCTATTCTTCATGCAACACGGGATTCCGGCGACCGCGATCTATGTCTCGATCTTACGATGACGGGAAGGATTGTAACAGGAGGAAATGCAGCCATGACGATCGCAACGCAAATTGTAAAGCGAGTAGCCACCATCGATGAAAACAGATCCGTGTTTGATGCCGTTCAACTTATGACTGAGGAATTCATCGGGTCCGTGGTACTTACCGGTGCTTCCGGCATTTGCGGGCTGTTCACGGAGCGTGAGTTGATGATGAACGTGGTCGGGAAGGGGAAGGACCCGGGAAAGGTCCTGATCAAGGATGTGAAAGCCCGCGACCCCATCAAAGTCAGCCCCAACGACACTGCCGCCACCTGCTTGGATCTCATGAAGGAACATCAATGCCGCCACCTGCTGGTCTTTGAAGGGGACAAGTTCATTGGTATCGTCTCCTTGCGCGATATGGCAGCGCTCCTGATCGACGAAAAGGAAACGCTCATCCAGCAGCTTAAACAATACATCAGCTCCTGA
- a CDS encoding NAD(P)(+) transhydrogenase (Re/Si-specific) subunit beta, whose protein sequence is MNAALINLGYLGASALFVVGLKGLAHPRTAARGNVLGSLGMLLAVALTLFDQRILGFQTIAIALLIGSVIGATLALKIQMTAMPQMVAILNGLGGGASVLVAGAGLLENQDGAVATLSHFTVAAVASGVIGAVTFWGSLVAFAKLQALITESAVRFPGQYAINAGLAIAAGGLGLWLLLTPEPHAAYWLVVAVSSLLGLLFVLPVGGADMPVIIALLNSCSGLAAAATGFVLNNNVLIIAGSLVGASGFILTQIMCRAMNRSLVDVMVGSAPPAKQGGQDEEIYTGRVKAGSPEEVAVLFEAARRVVIVPGYGMAVSQAQHSVAHLAELLRGRGIEVEFAIHPVAGRMPGHMNVLLAEANVPYELLKDLDESNPMFEQTDVALVIGANDVVNPLARTDPTSPIAGMPILDVDKARTAVVIKRSLSPGFAGIPNPLFAANKTIMLFGDGREMVQAVLKVLREG, encoded by the coding sequence CTCGCTGGGAATGCTCCTGGCCGTCGCGCTGACGCTGTTCGACCAGCGCATTCTGGGGTTCCAGACGATCGCCATCGCGCTGTTGATCGGATCGGTCATCGGCGCGACGCTGGCGCTGAAGATCCAGATGACCGCCATGCCGCAAATGGTCGCGATCCTGAACGGATTAGGCGGCGGCGCGTCTGTCCTTGTGGCCGGAGCCGGGTTGCTGGAGAACCAGGATGGGGCCGTCGCGACACTCAGCCATTTCACCGTGGCCGCGGTCGCCTCCGGTGTGATCGGCGCGGTGACGTTCTGGGGCAGTCTCGTGGCCTTTGCCAAGTTGCAAGCGCTCATCACCGAGAGCGCCGTTCGGTTTCCCGGCCAATACGCGATCAACGCCGGACTGGCCATCGCCGCTGGAGGACTCGGACTCTGGCTCTTGCTGACACCTGAACCTCATGCCGCCTACTGGCTCGTCGTGGCCGTCTCGTCGTTGCTCGGGTTGTTGTTCGTGCTGCCGGTTGGGGGGGCCGACATGCCGGTGATCATTGCCTTGCTCAATTCCTGTTCCGGGCTCGCCGCGGCTGCGACAGGCTTTGTGCTCAACAATAACGTGTTGATTATTGCCGGGTCGCTGGTGGGCGCGTCGGGATTCATTCTCACGCAGATCATGTGTCGAGCCATGAACCGATCGCTGGTGGATGTGATGGTGGGAAGCGCCCCGCCTGCGAAACAGGGCGGGCAGGATGAGGAGATCTATACGGGGCGGGTGAAAGCCGGTTCGCCGGAAGAAGTCGCCGTGCTCTTCGAGGCCGCGCGCCGGGTGGTGATCGTGCCTGGTTATGGGATGGCCGTCTCCCAGGCCCAGCATAGCGTGGCGCACCTCGCCGAACTGTTGCGCGGACGCGGCATTGAGGTCGAATTCGCCATCCATCCGGTGGCGGGACGTATGCCGGGACATATGAACGTGCTGCTGGCGGAGGCGAACGTTCCGTATGAGTTGCTCAAAGATCTCGACGAGAGCAATCCCATGTTCGAACAAACGGATGTCGCGCTCGTTATCGGCGCGAACGATGTGGTGAATCCACTGGCACGGACCGACCCCACGAGCCCCATTGCCGGCATGCCGATCCTCGATGTGGACAAGGCGAGAACCGCCGTGGTGATTAAGCGCAGCCTGAGTCCTGGCTTCGCGGGCATCCCCAATCCCTTGTTCGCCGCGAACAAGACAATTATGTTGTTCGGCGATGGCCGAGAGATGGTGCAAGCCGTCCTGAAAGTATTGAGAGAAGGCTGA